ATATAATCCTTCTTTGAAGCTAGCGATGGATATTGCTAAATTATTCGATACTACAGTAGAAAATTTGTTTGAATTTATTGAAGAAGAATAGTGGATAGATTATAAACATTTATAAGATAGCTAATGAAATATGATTATTTAATTATTAAGTTTGTTAAAAATATTTATATTATATAATGTGTTATTAAGGTTAGATTATAATTGTTTTAAGATAAGAAGAGTATTGTAAATGATAAAAATTACTGGATATACAGTTAATTAATAAATAATAGATAAAAATTTAAAGTTTAGATGTGAAGGGGAGTTATAGCTTTATGGAAGCCAATAAGACATTGCTACAATCACTATATAAAAAAACCATATTAGAATTCTCCAAACAGACAGGTAAAAGCTTGGAAGAAAGTATGGATTATTTATATACTTCTGAAACATACAAACTTATAAGTGAAGGTGTATCAGATATGCACTGTAAGGGTCATATATACTTAGCTCAAGAACTAATGCTAGAAAATGGATTAATGTATCATAAAGGCTATCCAAGATAAATATTTAAAAAACTAGACAAGAATAAGGATACAAGATAATATAAAATTAATTTGTATCCTTATTTTGGCTTTGTAATTAACTATATAAAATAAGAGTATTTTTATATATTTGATTTTTACAATGAAAATATTTTATCCAACTTTTCTACAGCTTCTACTTTTTTATCTTCCATAACTTGAGTATATATATTTAAAGTTATGGATATATCATAATGACCCATTAAAACTTGTACAGTTTTAGGAGGGACATCATTCTCAAAAAGTCTAGTTGCGTAAGTTTTTCTAAGACCATGAAACTTTATAGGCTCTATATTTAAGCTATTTAATATAGACTTTAAATTCCTTAAAGGTCTTTTATCATCTATAGGGATGCCTAATTCATTGCAAAATACATAATTATTATTTATATACAATTCTCCAGACTTTAATATATCTGAATTTTGATTTACTTTATGTTCTTTCAATTTATTTAAGACATCCTTTGGAATAGGTACAGTTCTGTAAGAATTTGATGTCTTTGGCTCTTGCTCTAATACTTTAAGCTCTCTATTTCCATTTTTATCTATAAAATATGTTCTTTGAAGAGTTCTTTTAACTGTTAAATTAAAATTCTTAAAATCAATATCGAACCATTTAAGTCCTAATAATTCTCCTAATCTAAGTCCAGTACCAAGAGCAACCAAAAATAATACTTCTAATTTATGCTCCTCTATAGCTTTTATAAAACTCTTTTGTTGTTCAAGAGTCAATATTTCAAGCTTATTTTCTTTTTTCTCAACTGGTATATTTACCATAGTACAATAATTACGTTGTATAAGACCTTGTTTTTCAGCTTCCGATAAGCAGGTTTTCAGTTTAGTGTTTATTTGTCTTATAGTAGGTATACTTTTATTGAAATCAAGTAATCTATTGTAATATTTTTGTATGTGAGATACTCTTAAGTCCTTTAATTTAACGTTACCTAAATCAGTATCTTTAATATAATTACGATAGATGCTTTCATATCTTTCAAATGACTTAGGTTTTAAATCTTTTATTCTATATTCAAATAACCAATTGTAAAACCAATGCTCTAAAGTTATTTTATCATCTGAAATATCAGAGCTTAGATAATATTGTTTTTTATAAGCATCTAGTTTATCTTTAACTTCCTTTTGAGTCTTACCATAAAATTCTTTTCTTATTGGTTTACCATCTTCATTATAGCCAATCATTATACGGGAACGCCAACCATCTTTATATTTTCCGATAGAGCCTTCTCCATTAGCTCTTTTAGTTGCCATTTTTAAACAGCTCCTTATATGATTTATAGTTATATCCATCAAAGAATGTAATACATTTCTCTAATAAGAATCTTATAACTTCATCAGCTTCTAGTGTTTCATAGAAGTTTAGCATTAATGTGTTGTATTCTTGTTTATGTTTAGCTGGTATTGATAGAACTCCTATATCATTACTTATAAGTATTAGGTTTGAGGTAAGTCTAGCAGTTCTTTTGTTACCATCATAAAAGAATTGACAATAGGACAACCATAAATTTATTATTATAGCCTTTTCTAAGGGGTTAGTTATTTTATTTATGATATTTATGTCACTTGCAAATAAATCATTTAATAGAGTGGCTTCTATGCACTCATATTGAGTAGTACCAGCTATACCTATGTTACCATTTCTAAAATCTCCAACGATTAGAGCTTCATCCTTTGCAACTATTTTATGTATAGAGCAAATTGTATCTTTATTTAAACATAAGTTTTCTTTGTTACTTAATTTTATTACATAATCCCATGATGATTTGATATTTAGTATTTGATTTTGGTCACTTAATTTATGTCCACCTACTGTTATACCATCAAGTAATGTTTGTACTTCTGGGAATGTAAAGGGGTTATTTTCTAGGTTACCCATATCATATACAAATTCACTTATCATTCTTCTAATGTATGTTAAAGTATATTTTTTATCTCCATTAGGTAGGTTAGTAGGGAATTTATACATGTATTTTGGTATATATGATTTATTCATGATTGTAGCTCCTTCCTTATTTAATTCTTATCTAATTATGACTATATCAAAATTGATAATTAAATTTATATTTTGAAAATGTACAATACTAATATTTTTAATCCTCATCTTCAATAAGACCATTAGAGTTTTCTTGTATAAAATTTTCAACAAGACCATTTATCACCCAATTTAGATTTTTAGAGAAGTTTTTGAAATTAGAGAAGTTTATGTTAATTGGTTTTATTGTATCTGTATTATCTGTAATTTCAAACTTTGTTTTATAGTCTGTTTTTATATCATAATCATAATTTTCTAATATGTGAATTACTAAATCAAACTCTTTATTAAATACTTTTAAATTAATATTATTATTTGTTAAAGTATCTAAATCATTTTCTTCAACAATGAGTTTATTTATAGCAATTGATAAAGCAGTAGCTATTTTTCTTATCATATCTAGACTAGGCATTCTTTGATTTTGCTCATATTTAGCTATAGCATGAACTGAACAACCAATCTTGTTGGATAGCTCATCCCTTGACATATTTACCGATTTTCTATATTGTTTAATTTTTTCTCCGATTGTATTATTCATCATAATTTCACCTTAAATATATTATCAAACAATGATTGTACTTTTACACATATAAAGGAGTTATTTTCTAGATTATCTATATCATATACTAACTTACTAATAATTCTTTTAATGTATGCTAGATTATATTTTTTATCTCCATGAAATAAATTAGTAGGGCATTTATATGTGTATTTTAGCATATATGATTTATTTATAATTGTAACTCCATTCATAGTTTTTTATCATTGCTTTAGATAGTATTGATATTATTTTATATTTTATTTAGTAGTTTTTTTATTTCTTTAAGTGTATTTTCAAGCTTTTCATTTTTTTCCTTTAATTCATTATTTTCTTGTAATAATTTAAAGTAATCATTATTTTTAATAGCAATATTTTCTTTTTGAGATATTAATTTTTTTAGTCGAATATTACTCCCATTATCTGTTGGGTCACTAAAGTAATCATAGATTGTTTCTATATTTTCTTCTGATAGACCAATATCTAATAATTCATCAATTGATTGTTTTGTAAGAACATCATTTTTAATAATTTCTTTTATGTCATCAGGATGTAATGAAAAATCTAATTCAGTATTAGATATACAATCTGAAAGTATCCAATTATAAACTTGATTTTCATTTAGTTCTAATTTTTCACCAAGTTTATAATATTGGTCTTTATCAGACCAAGCACCTAGCAATAAACTTGAGGTAATTCTAATATCATCATCTTCCATAAGATTTGAAATAGCATTTAAAAATTCATCAAAAGAATAGTATTCTTCTGGGAATAAAGACTGTAAAAAGTATAAAACATCTTCATTAGTCATTACTTCATTTTCAATATCAAAATAAAAGATAGTCTTTTCAATTTTCAAAGCTTTAGCGAGTTTTGATAAGGTATCTATACTAGGGATTCTTTTATCATTTTCATAATTTATTAGAGCATTTCTTGAGATGCCACTAATTTCAGCAAGTTGAATCTGTGTTAGTTCTTTTTGTTTTCTTATATTTTTTAAGTTTTTTCCAATTTGCAATATTATCACCTCGTATAAAGTATAGCCCAAAAGTACACAAATGAGAACAGAAAAATAATATATTTTTATTGACAGTACACATATGTCGACATTATAATTAAAATGTAAAGTTTACGAATGTAAACTAGAAAAAAGGAGGAAAAAGTATGGGAATCAATTTAAAAATATTTAGGATTAAAAAAGGTCTAAAGCAACAAGAACTAGCAGATAGAGTTGGTATATCAAGATATTATTTGTCAAACTTGGAAACAGGTAAGGCTAATAATCCAAGCAATGATTTGATGATTAAACTATCTAGAGCTTTAGATACAACAGTAGAAGAATTATTTTTTAGTAAGGAGGAATAAAGTATGAAAGAGAATAATAATTTAGAAGTTTTAAAGACATTACAAGCTACTTTAAACATTATTGTAAAGAATGAAGAAGAAGCACAAGAAAAAAAGCAAGGATATAAAGTTATTGAAAATGCGAAAAGAAATAAAGCTGAACTTATAACATGTAAGGAAGCATCGAAACTTTATCCTATAGGAGAATCAAAATTTAGGCAGTTATGTCATTCTAAAAATAAAGGATTCCCTTGTATATGGATAAATAATCGAGTATACATAATAAAAAATAAATTGGATGATTGGTTTATTGAAAATGCAAATGGTATCAAGTTATAGTCTTAAAGTAGGTGTTTGTAATTGAGCAATAAAGGGTGGATAAAGCTTTATAGGGAGTTGTTGGATAAATCAATTTGGAAAGACATTAAACCAGAAAGAAAAGTAATATTAATAACTATATTACTTATGGCTAGTCATAAAGAAAACCATGTTTTTATAGATAATAAAAGGATAAAAATAAAATCTGGACAATTTATTTCTTCATATAGCAAAATAGCTGAAAGATGTGGTAAAGGAGTTAGTTATCAAATGGTTAGAAGTTGTTTGTTGGTTTTTAAAAATGCTGGTTTTCTAACATATGAAACAACAAACAAATATATAGTCATAACTATTGAAAACTGGGAGCTTTACCAAGAGAACATAGAAAATCAACAACCTAATCAACAGACGATTAACAATCAATCAACAACAATCAAGAATATAAAGAATGAAAATAATATTATATATAGTGAAATTATAAGCAAATTTAACTCAACTTGTATTGAACTTTCAAAGGTCAAGAAACTAACAGATACAAGAAAGAGGAGAATAAATTCAAGAATAAAAGAATATGATAAAGAAACTATATTAGAGGTTATAAATATAGTTAGTAAAACAAGTTTTCTGAATGGAAATAATAATACAGGATGGAAAGCAAACTTTGATTGGATAATGAATTCAAGTAATTTTACCAAGATACTAGAGGGCAATTATCATAGCAAGGAAATTGTCATAAATAAAGAGACAGCAATATATAATCCAGATGACTCACAATTAAAGTGGTAAGGAGGTTATATTATAAACAATTCAAACAACTTAATTAAAAATACAGAAGCAGAGCAATCAATATTAGGAAGCATTTTATTAGATTCAACAATAGTGGAAGAGTTAGAGCAAATGTTAAATGAAGACATGTTTTATCATGATGGACATAAATACATATTTAATGCTATAAAAGAAATAAATAAGAGAAATGAAGTAATAGATATAATAACTCTTACAGAAGAATTAAAGAGAAAAGGTCATTTGAATAATATTGGAGGTATAAGCTATATCACTAGTTTGTCAACAATAGTTCCAACAGTATCAAATTTCATGAGTTATGTAAGTATAGTTATTGAAAAATACAAAAATAGAAATATAATTGATAAATTCAATAAGTTCAATCTTGGAGAAATAGATGATAATACTCTTATATATCAGTTAGAAAATGATATAAATAAGGCTAATCAGAAATTAATAAAAAAGGATTCAAGTATAACAGCCATATCAGAGAGAGCATTTGAATATATAAATGATGAAATAAATGAAGGTATTAAGACTGGAATAAAGTTCTTAGATGATACTATAGGAGGTTTATATGGGGGTGAACTAACTACAATAGCAGCTAAAAGTGGAAGAGGTAAAACAGCATTGGCGTTACAAATACTTAGAAATGTAATATTTCAAGGTAAGAAAGTACTTTTTATAAGTGGAGAAATGAGCGATGTACAGATTCTGTTTAGAAATATAGCCTCACTAACTGGAATATCAGTTGTAAAAATGAAAAATAGAAATCTAAACGATGATGAAATAGTCAAATATATACAAGCTTTAAGCATAATAAATCAAGAAAATAATCTTTATATAAATGACTCTGTAAATACAGTATCAGGAATAAAGAGAGAAATAAAGAGTATTAAGCCTAGTTTAGTAATAATTGACTATTTGCAAATTTTGGATTATGAAGGTAAAGAAGTAGGAGAAGCTAAATTTGCTGACTTATCAAGGCAAATAAAAAAGATTACTTTAGATTTTAATATACCAGTTATTCAGCTTGCTCAATTAAATGATGAATTGAAAGATGAAAGACCTAAAGGGGATAGGGTAATGAGAAGCTCAAAGCAGATATATATGGATTCTAATTCAGTTATATATATTCATAGACCTACAGAAAAAGAAGCATGATTTATTGAACAATAGATAAATTATGTTTCAAGAAGTGTTGAAGGATAAATATAAATCTTAATTAGAGGTAATAAAGATTTAAAATATAATGAGTTTAGATTTAAATACTTATTAGAAAAAGGTAGTTGCCATATAAATATAACAACTACCTTTATAAATTAGGTACTTAATGTACACTAACCTAGCAACTTAAGTATATATTAAGTGCCTGATGAAAGTCAAGGAGGTACTAAAATGTATGATGAAATTATAGAAATATATTTTGATTATTGGATAAATGAACACATGTATAGAGATATTTTAGAAAAAGACGAGTATTATATTGAATGTTGGAAAGAAATTAGAGAGATTAATAAATTATTAGAAAAGAGCTTATCAGGAGAAAATGAAATACATAAATTAATGGAATTAAATGATTTATTTAATTCTCTGATGGAATTTGAAAGAGAACTTAGTTATAAACTTGGATTTAAGGCAGGAGCTATGTTTATAATTGAATTATTAAAGTAATTAGTTCAGATAGATATATTTAAAGTTTAAATTCAAGTATTAATAAATAAAACTTATGATATATTTTAGACTTGCTAATTGTATGTATTTAAAAAGCTATAAGTAATTTTGTATTTACATAAATTAACTTATAGCTCAATTTTTATTAGAATATAAATTTAGCAAAATATATTTCATTTACTATTTTAAAAATGTAAACTATATCACTTGATCATTTTTATATTACTTTTGATTGAATAAAGATTTATCTTTAGAAATTTCATCAGCTAGATTGGATATTGTATCATTAAGTAAAATAGTACAATCCTCTTCTAAAGCAGATTGAGCAATTGTATCTATTAAATCAAAATAAAAGTTTTCATCGCCAGTAAGTCTATACCAAAAATCTTGACCAACAATTACTGGATACTCTTCATTAATTTTTTTATAGTGAGCATTAAGCTCATTTTCTGTTCCATAAAAAACGCCGACAATTAAGTCATTATAAGATAATGAAAGTCCATTTGTTCTAGCAAGTCTTTTAACTGAGCTAAAGTGGTCAATTATAGTTTTAACATCGTCTTTATTAATAGTGTTTGGTCCAGCTTTAATTTGACAGAATTTTCTTCTACCATCAATACAATCAATAAACTCTATATCAATGCCAGAAGTTGTAGAGGCAAAACCATCTAAAGTGGTAATACAGAATTTTTGTAAATTAGTTCCGAAGGACGTATTAATCGAAGTGCCTAGAACTCTTGGATAAATCAATGCTTTAGCAATATCTTCAGGTTTATTTGATCCTGTTAAGAAACTAGCTAAGTATTTAACTAAAAAAGGATTTATATTAAATGCTTTTAAATTTAACTTAATAGTATTCTTTTTATGATTAGCAACCAAAATATTTGTAAAAAAATCTTTGGATTTATCTAGTATTTTTTGTTTTTCTAATTCAGTCATAAAATAATCCCCCTAAAAAGTATTAATGTCATTATACAATATATTCCATAATATGTAAAATTATGAGGTCATATTAGGTTGTTTATAGATATTTTATTTTAAGTTTTTATAACTACTTACATAAAAATTAAAATTATGATAATATATCCTTAAATAGTTAATGTATTTTATTAACTATTTAAGGGTATATTATCTATAAGAGGTGAACTAAATGAAAAAAATAACTATTGATAAAAATAGAGTGAGAAAAATTATGAAAGAGAAAAATATAAGAAGTCAGAATCAACTGGCATTAAATATGGGCATAACTAAGAATCAGTTATCTGCAATATTATCAGAAAAATTTACACCTATAAAAAGCAATGTAGAAAAATTATGTGAAGTGTTAGATATTGGATTTGATGAAATTATGTGTTTGGAAGATGTAAATGAAAAGCAACTGAAATTTACAAATATTTGTAGCAGTAATGAAGATTGTATAGAGCATAGAGATTGTACATATAAAGAACTCAGTGAATATGAATTAAATCCTAAAAAGGGAAATAAAAGTAATAAACATGTAGATATAAGCAATGTATTAGCTAAAAGAGCATATACATGTGTTGAATTATTTGCAGGAGCAGGAGGATTAGCATTAGGCCTTGAAAAAGCTGGCTTTAAAGATGTAGGATTAGTAGAATGGGATAAATATGCTTGTGATACATTAAAATTAAATAGACCAGATTGGAATGTTATACAGGGTGACATTGTTAAAATAGCAGAAAATGGAATAAAAAATTATATTGATAATAATATAGAGATAGATTTGCTATCAGGTGGTTATCCATGCCAGGCATTTAGCTATGCGGGTAAGAAGTTAGGGTTAGAGGACGTAAGAGGGACATTATTTTATTCCTATGCTAAAATTCTAGAAGAGTTAAAGCCTAAGGTGTTTTTAGCAGAGAATGTTAGAGGTCTTGTATCTCATGATGATGGAAAAACATTAAAGACTATGATAGATGTATTTAGTGAGATTGGATACAATGTAAAATATGAGATACTAAAGGCTGTAAACTATGGAGTTGCACAAAAGAGAGAAAGAGTTATTATAATAGGAACAAGAAAAGATTTGTCACATGTGGATTTTAAGTTCCCTAAACCGTTTGAATATATTGCTACATTAAGAGATGCACTTAAAAATGTTCCAAAATCTGAAGGAGCTAGATATCCTGAGAAGAAGAAAAAAGTGTTAGATATGGTACCACCAGGTGGTTGTTGGATAGATTTACCAGAGAAGGTGGCAAGAGATTATATGGGAAAAAGCTATTATAGTGGTGGTGGAAAAAGAGGTATGGCAAGGAGAATAAGTTGGGATGAACCATGCCTAACTTTAACATGTAGTCCTGCACAAAAGCAAACTGAAAGGTGTCATCCAGATGAGACTAGACCATTCACAACTAGAGAGTATGCTAGAATTCAAAGTTTTCCTGATGAATGGGAGTTTACAGGGTCAGTTAGTCAGGTGTACAAGCAGATAGGAAATGCAGTTCCTGTTAAACTAGGAAAGGCCGTTGGATTAAGTATAGTAGATTATCTTAATAAAATAGAAGTATATAGTAATGAAGAAGTCGCAATAACTGAAGAAGAGTATGTAATTTAACTATTATGTAGATATTTGTATATAATCACTAAAAATGCTAGTTTTAAATGACTAGTATTTTTTATTTTTGTGGTAAAATTTTATATTGCAACTTAGTGATAGAAAAATTTAAAAGAGGTAATTATCAAATGCAAAAACTACTTTTATAAATTAGATATTTTTAATATATACATAAGTTAAGTGTGTTTTAAGTGTAATGATATAAGCAATGTATTTTGATTATCTGACAATATAAGAATGTGATATAATAATTTTAAGAATGTCTAGAATAATAACGCAAGAAGAAGAACATGCTAATACCTAAATTAGAACCTAGTGATAGATAAAGGGAATTTGATAAATTGAATTTTAATTCAAAATAGATGATTTTAATCTATTTTAATGTTGGAGTGAATAGTAAAAAGTTTAATATAGCAACGTAAAAAATTTCTTTTAAAGAATAAAAGTGGAAATAAAATATATTGATAATTTATTTTGAATCTGGTTGATAATAGACGGAAAGGTATTTAAATAAATATGAAAAAATGCGAAGGAAAGTGGAGTATATCTGAGGGAGAATATCAAAGTGAAAGTATAGGAGAATTAAAAATAGATAATAATAAAATGTCTTTTTATGTGAAAGATAAAGATTCAGTTTTTCCATGTTCTTTTTTGGGATATGATGGAGGTAATAAATATAAAGTATTTACTCAAGGAAGAGAAAAAGTCACATCTAATGGATATTCATATAAAGTAGAAAAAGCTATTTTATATAAGAATGATTTTATTAATGATAAAAATATGTATATAAATAATATAACATCTTTTTCATTTGAAATTGATGAACTACCTGATTGGATAGATGAGAATGGAATCCACCTTGGCTATACAGAACAAAATGAATTTTGTGTATTCGAAAATAAAATTGATAGAATAGTTTTAAAAAATAAAAATACTAAAATATATATAGATTATGGAATACAAGCTACATCTGACAACATCAAGTTAAATGAAAAGGTAGAGTTTATAATAAGAAATATTCCAAGGGTTTATGTTGAATATGAGAATACTGTAAATGACGAACAGGTATTTAAAGATATATCATGTATAATGAGATTTTTCGGAATATTATGTGGATATGTATCTTATGTAAGAGATATTAAGTTAGAAATACAGAATCAAGATAATAAGGTATGGTTGTTTTTTAATTATGATTTTTCATATAATCTATTGCATCATAATAGAATTGGAGGAATGAGAACAAAATTAGAAGATGTTGAAGATAAATTAACACTTTACTTTGAAAACTGGTATGAGTTTAATAATGATGATACATTTAAATTACCAAGAAATATGTTTTTTAATATTAATAAAAAGGATGAGTTAAATGCTCAAGAATTATTTTTAAATTGTTGCAAAATTATAGAAGGTTATGATTTAAGAATATCAGACGATGAAATAAAAACAGAAAAATTGGGGGATTCATTGGACAAAGTTTTAAAAAAAGAAGAAATCAAGAATTTGCTAAGACCCATTTTTAATGAAGTAGGTTCTAAATATAAACCTAAAAATATAAGTAATTGGATAAAGAAGGGATTTTTAGAAAGAGTTTCATTAGCTCATAGATTTAAAAAGATTGATGAAAAATATTTTCATATTATTACTAAAAATTCCAGGATGATTAGTAAGGAAATTGAAGGAGAAGAATATCTAAATAAAATTATAAATACAAGAAATTACTATTCTCATTATAAAATTAATGATGAAGGTATTTTACAATTTAATGATATATGTATAACTATAGAGATATTAAAATGTATAATTATTATGGTTTTATTAAGTAGAATGGATATACCTGAAGAAAAAATAAAAGAAATCATGGTTAAAGATTCAACATACCATACATATACAAGTCATTTAAAAGATAAATAGTGATTTATTTTGGGTTTATTATAAAAATATAAATATTGATTATATTATAATTAAAAATTATAGTATTTATACAGACTTTTTAGTATGTAGTTATTGTTTCTAAATTATTTCCATAGATTTTGATAGGTCTGTGCTTTAACACGAAATTATATAATATATTTAAAAGTAATTT
This sequence is a window from Clostridioides difficile. Protein-coding genes within it:
- a CDS encoding site-specific integrase produces the protein MATKRANGEGSIGKYKDGWRSRIMIGYNEDGKPIRKEFYGKTQKEVKDKLDAYKKQYYLSSDISDDKITLEHWFYNWLFEYRIKDLKPKSFERYESIYRNYIKDTDLGNVKLKDLRVSHIQKYYNRLLDFNKSIPTIRQINTKLKTCLSEAEKQGLIQRNYCTMVNIPVEKKENKLEILTLEQQKSFIKAIEEHKLEVLFLVALGTGLRLGELLGLKWFDIDFKNFNLTVKRTLQRTYFIDKNGNRELKVLEQEPKTSNSYRTVPIPKDVLNKLKEHKVNQNSDILKSGELYINNNYVFCNELGIPIDDKRPLRNLKSILNSLNIEPIKFHGLRKTYATRLFENDVPPKTVQVLMGHYDISITLNIYTQVMEDKKVEAVEKLDKIFSL
- a CDS encoding Fic family protein, translated to MNKSYIPKYMYKFPTNLPNGDKKYTLTYIRRMISEFVYDMGNLENNPFTFPEVQTLLDGITVGGHKLSDQNQILNIKSSWDYVIKLSNKENLCLNKDTICSIHKIVAKDEALIVGDFRNGNIGIAGTTQYECIEATLLNDLFASDINIINKITNPLEKAIIINLWLSYCQFFYDGNKRTARLTSNLILISNDIGVLSIPAKHKQEYNTLMLNFYETLEADEVIRFLLEKCITFFDGYNYKSYKELFKNGN
- a CDS encoding helix-turn-helix domain-containing protein gives rise to the protein MNNTIGEKIKQYRKSVNMSRDELSNKIGCSVHAIAKYEQNQRMPSLDMIRKIATALSIAINKLIVEENDLDTLTNNNINLKVFNKEFDLVIHILENYDYDIKTDYKTKFEITDNTDTIKPININFSNFKNFSKNLNWVINGLVENFIQENSNGLIEDED
- a CDS encoding helix-turn-helix transcriptional regulator, with product MIILQIGKNLKNIRKQKELTQIQLAEISGISRNALINYENDKRIPSIDTLSKLAKALKIEKTIFYFDIENEVMTNEDVLYFLQSLFPEEYYSFDEFLNAISNLMEDDDIRITSSLLLGAWSDKDQYYKLGEKLELNENQVYNWILSDCISNTELDFSLHPDDIKEIIKNDVLTKQSIDELLDIGLSEENIETIYDYFSDPTDNGSNIRLKKLISQKENIAIKNNDYFKLLQENNELKEKNEKLENTLKEIKKLLNKI
- a CDS encoding helix-turn-helix domain-containing protein; protein product: MGINLKIFRIKKGLKQQELADRVGISRYYLSNLETGKANNPSNDLMIKLSRALDTTVEELFFSKEE
- a CDS encoding AAA family ATPase; translated protein: MKNTEAEQSILGSILLDSTIVEELEQMLNEDMFYHDGHKYIFNAIKEINKRNEVIDIITLTEELKRKGHLNNIGGISYITSLSTIVPTVSNFMSYVSIVIEKYKNRNIIDKFNKFNLGEIDDNTLIYQLENDINKANQKLIKKDSSITAISERAFEYINDEINEGIKTGIKFLDDTIGGLYGGELTTIAAKSGRGKTALALQILRNVIFQGKKVLFISGEMSDVQILFRNIASLTGISVVKMKNRNLNDDEIVKYIQALSIINQENNLYINDSVNTVSGIKREIKSIKPSLVIIDYLQILDYEGKEVGEAKFADLSRQIKKITLDFNIPVIQLAQLNDELKDERPKGDRVMRSSKQIYMDSNSVIYIHRPTEKEA
- a CDS encoding PmeII family type II restriction endonuclease; translation: MTELEKQKILDKSKDFFTNILVANHKKNTIKLNLKAFNINPFLVKYLASFLTGSNKPEDIAKALIYPRVLGTSINTSFGTNLQKFCITTLDGFASTTSGIDIEFIDCIDGRRKFCQIKAGPNTINKDDVKTIIDHFSSVKRLARTNGLSLSYNDLIVGVFYGTENELNAHYKKINEEYPVIVGQDFWYRLTGDENFYFDLIDTIAQSALEEDCTILLNDTISNLADEISKDKSLFNQK
- the dcm gene encoding DNA (cytosine-5-)-methyltransferase, translating into MKKITIDKNRVRKIMKEKNIRSQNQLALNMGITKNQLSAILSEKFTPIKSNVEKLCEVLDIGFDEIMCLEDVNEKQLKFTNICSSNEDCIEHRDCTYKELSEYELNPKKGNKSNKHVDISNVLAKRAYTCVELFAGAGGLALGLEKAGFKDVGLVEWDKYACDTLKLNRPDWNVIQGDIVKIAENGIKNYIDNNIEIDLLSGGYPCQAFSYAGKKLGLEDVRGTLFYSYAKILEELKPKVFLAENVRGLVSHDDGKTLKTMIDVFSEIGYNVKYEILKAVNYGVAQKRERVIIIGTRKDLSHVDFKFPKPFEYIATLRDALKNVPKSEGARYPEKKKKVLDMVPPGGCWIDLPEKVARDYMGKSYYSGGGKRGMARRISWDEPCLTLTCSPAQKQTERCHPDETRPFTTREYARIQSFPDEWEFTGSVSQVYKQIGNAVPVKLGKAVGLSIVDYLNKIEVYSNEEVAITEEEYVI